A genome region from Mycobacterium florentinum includes the following:
- a CDS encoding NAD(P)H-quinone dehydrogenase has translation MVTRIVILGGGPAGYEAALVAAARGPAVARVTVVDSDGVGGAAVLCDCVPSKTFIASTGLRTELRRATRLGFDIHIDDAKVCLAEIHQRIKTLATEQSMDITAQLLSTGVELIAGRGELVDAAPGLAYHHVKVTALDGRTTIREADVVLIATGARPRILPSAHPDGERILTWRQLYDLDSLPDHLVVVGSGVTGTEFANAYTELGVTVTIVASRDRVLPCEDADAARVLEESFARRGVKLIKKARAQSVRRTDDGVLVTMTDGRTVEGSHALMTLGSLPNTGRLGLERVGIEPGPGNYIAVDRVSRTPVAGIYAAGDCTGQLPLASVAAMQGRIAMYHALGEAVNPLRLRTVAATVFTHPELATVGVSQDAIDDGSVQARIIMLPLKTNARAKMSGLSQGFVKLFCRQDSGVVIGGVVVAPIASELILPIAIAVQNRITVDDLAQTLAIYPSLSGSITEAARRLIARDELN, from the coding sequence GTGGTGACCCGCATTGTGATCCTCGGCGGCGGCCCGGCCGGATACGAGGCGGCACTGGTCGCCGCCGCACGCGGTCCCGCCGTCGCCCGCGTCACTGTCGTCGATTCCGACGGGGTCGGCGGCGCCGCGGTGCTGTGTGACTGCGTGCCATCGAAGACCTTTATCGCCTCTACGGGGCTGCGCACCGAACTGCGACGGGCAACCCGCCTGGGGTTCGACATCCACATCGACGACGCCAAAGTCTGTTTGGCAGAAATACATCAGCGGATCAAGACGCTCGCTACCGAGCAATCGATGGATATCACCGCCCAGCTGCTGAGTACGGGCGTCGAGTTGATCGCGGGCCGCGGCGAGCTAGTTGATGCCGCTCCCGGTCTGGCGTATCACCACGTCAAGGTGACCGCACTCGACGGCCGCACCACGATCCGCGAGGCCGACGTGGTGTTGATCGCCACCGGCGCCAGGCCTCGGATCCTGCCGTCGGCGCATCCCGACGGCGAGCGCATCCTGACCTGGCGTCAGCTCTACGACCTGGACTCGCTGCCCGACCACCTCGTCGTGGTGGGTAGCGGGGTGACCGGCACCGAATTCGCCAACGCCTACACCGAATTGGGTGTGACCGTCACCATAGTAGCCAGCCGCGACCGGGTGTTGCCGTGCGAGGACGCCGATGCCGCGCGGGTGCTCGAGGAATCGTTTGCCCGACGCGGCGTCAAACTGATCAAAAAGGCCCGGGCACAATCCGTACGGCGCACCGACGACGGGGTTCTAGTGACAATGACCGACGGCCGCACCGTCGAGGGCAGCCATGCATTGATGACTCTTGGGTCACTGCCCAACACCGGCCGGCTAGGTCTAGAGCGCGTGGGCATTGAACCCGGGCCCGGCAATTACATTGCCGTCGACCGGGTATCGCGGACACCCGTCGCGGGCATTTACGCGGCGGGGGACTGCACTGGTCAGCTGCCGTTGGCCTCGGTTGCAGCGATGCAAGGCCGGATCGCGATGTACCACGCGCTCGGTGAAGCCGTTAACCCGCTCAGGTTGCGCACTGTCGCGGCCACGGTGTTCACACACCCCGAGCTCGCGACGGTCGGCGTCTCGCAGGATGCGATCGACGACGGCTCGGTTCAGGCGCGCATCATCATGCTGCCGTTGAAAACCAATGCGCGGGCGAAAATGTCAGGGCTGAGTCAGGGCTTCGTCAAACTATTTTGCCGGCAAGACAGCGGCGTGGTTATCGGTGGTGTAGTGGTCGCGCCGATCGCCTCGGAACTGATACTGCCGATCGCGATAGCTGTTCAAAACCGGATCACCGTTGACGATTTGGCGCAGACGCTTGCGATCTATCCGTCGCTGTCCGGCTCGATCACCGAGGCGGCCCGCCGACTCATAGCCCGCGATGAACTCAATTGA
- a CDS encoding YkgB family protein, with translation MSQKEATAMTTDGPGKSLTTGIAPLLARYGLVIVLAWFGAMKFTSYESHGISHWVANSPLLSWVYHIMSIDAFGRLNGSVELITAALLAVKPWFPKVSVVGGIFASLFFLTTLSFMITTPGTGEASAGGFPVLSADGEFLMKDIALLGLALWLLADAIDATRRQATLAKIDSRPR, from the coding sequence ATGTCACAGAAAGAGGCCACCGCCATGACGACTGATGGCCCAGGGAAGTCTCTAACGACCGGCATCGCGCCTCTGCTCGCACGGTACGGTCTAGTCATAGTCCTGGCCTGGTTCGGCGCCATGAAGTTCACTTCCTATGAATCCCACGGTATTTCGCACTGGGTGGCCAATAGCCCCCTTTTGAGTTGGGTTTACCACATCATGTCCATCGACGCCTTTGGTCGATTGAACGGATCAGTAGAATTGATTACTGCCGCACTGCTGGCCGTCAAGCCGTGGTTCCCGAAGGTTTCCGTGGTGGGCGGCATCTTCGCCTCCCTATTCTTCCTGACCACACTGAGCTTCATGATCACGACACCCGGCACCGGCGAGGCGTCGGCTGGTGGCTTTCCCGTGTTGTCCGCCGACGGGGAGTTCTTGATGAAGGACATTGCGCTCCTCGGCTTGGCGCTGTGGCTGCTGGCGGACGCGATAGACGCAACTCGCAGACAGGCGACGCTCGCCAAGATCGACTCACGCCCCCGCTGA
- a CDS encoding NAD(P)/FAD-dependent oxidoreductase, which yields MNAFPSHSQPEKTEPTTSVVIVGSGFAAFECARRLARRFDRARAWDVRVTIVSPVDYMQYTPLLADVAGGLVDPRFVCVPLAGTLKGVRAVRGRVDSVDFDRHTLSFTDPEGGVGTLSWDRLVLTPGSVTRLFDTPGLATHAHGLKSTAEALYLRDHVIEQLELAHVDENEARAAARRTIVVVGASYSGSELAAQLRALADAAAKQMGFDRASVRFVLLDLADHVMPELGQKLGDAAMRVLRARGIDVRLGTTVREVHADHVVLSDGSRIDTHTVAWVAGVTPSPLIATLGLETERGRLKVQTDLQVPGHPEVFAAGDAAAVPDLTKPGTIAPPTAQHATRQGKTLARNVAASLGYGKCKDYRHSDQGLVVDLGPRYAVANPLGVHLSGYPAKLVARAYHLYALPRLVNRWAVALAYLTDLFFPRAVLSMGFVCGADAEFTASQFVRLPEAAGAE from the coding sequence ATGAACGCGTTCCCATCTCACAGTCAACCGGAGAAGACGGAACCGACCACCTCGGTTGTGATCGTCGGCAGCGGGTTCGCCGCTTTCGAGTGCGCGCGCCGACTGGCCCGGCGGTTCGACAGGGCGCGCGCTTGGGATGTGCGGGTGACCATTGTTTCGCCGGTTGACTACATGCAGTACACGCCATTGCTGGCCGATGTGGCCGGTGGACTGGTCGACCCACGGTTTGTCTGTGTTCCGCTGGCCGGAACACTCAAGGGCGTTCGGGCGGTGCGTGGCCGGGTCGACAGCGTTGACTTTGATCGGCATACGCTCTCGTTCACGGATCCGGAGGGCGGGGTAGGGACGCTATCGTGGGATCGGCTCGTCTTGACGCCGGGCTCGGTGACCCGGCTTTTCGATACGCCCGGTTTGGCTACCCACGCGCACGGGCTGAAGTCGACGGCCGAGGCGCTATATCTGCGTGATCATGTGATCGAGCAGTTGGAACTGGCTCACGTCGATGAAAACGAGGCACGCGCGGCAGCCCGGCGCACGATTGTCGTTGTCGGCGCGTCGTATTCCGGTTCCGAATTGGCGGCGCAGCTGCGCGCGCTCGCCGACGCGGCGGCAAAGCAGATGGGCTTCGATCGGGCTTCGGTGCGGTTTGTGCTGCTGGACTTGGCCGACCACGTCATGCCCGAGCTGGGGCAGAAGCTCGGCGATGCGGCGATGCGCGTGTTGCGCGCTCGCGGAATCGATGTCCGGCTCGGCACGACCGTCAGGGAAGTTCACGCCGATCACGTGGTGCTCAGCGATGGTTCGCGCATCGACACTCACACGGTGGCGTGGGTGGCTGGCGTGACCCCGTCACCGCTGATCGCCACGCTGGGCTTGGAAACCGAGCGGGGCCGGCTGAAGGTGCAGACCGATTTGCAGGTACCGGGTCACCCCGAAGTGTTTGCCGCGGGCGACGCCGCCGCCGTTCCGGACCTGACCAAGCCGGGCACGATCGCCCCGCCCACCGCCCAGCACGCCACCCGACAAGGTAAGACGTTGGCCCGCAACGTCGCCGCGAGCCTCGGCTACGGCAAGTGCAAAGACTACCGCCACAGCGACCAGGGTTTGGTCGTCGACTTGGGTCCCCGCTACGCCGTCGCCAACCCGCTGGGCGTGCACCTATCCGGCTATCCCGCAAAGCTTGTCGCCCGCGCCTATCACCTGTACGCGCTGCCACGGCTCGTCAACCGCTGGGCGGTCGCACTCGCATATCTCACCGACCTCTTCTTCCCCCGCGCCGTGCTGTCAATGGGATTCGTTTGCGGTGCCGACGCCGAATTCACGGCCAGTCAATTCGTCCGGCTACCGGAGGCGGCAGGCGCAGAATGA
- a CDS encoding RraA family protein, whose translation MESLDALAGRVRTADIVDAMGRRHQHRCHLLDLVSPTPGRRLFGPAVTISYFPACREALPPERYNFKKLFYDAIEGGSDGRVLVLASNGHTDASLGGGAKLSRVRNHRLAGILADGRLRDFAELELYDLAVYCRGETTRWGGDVVTPYEANRPVVVAGVAVRPGDYVFADASGAAVVPAGDVRAVLCAANHVAVEDAAAIVAIRGETPTTPGGNEN comes from the coding sequence ATGGAATCCCTCGACGCGCTCGCCGGGCGCGTGCGCACCGCCGACATCGTGGACGCCATGGGGCGCCGTCACCAACATCGGTGTCATCTACTCGACTTGGTCAGCCCGACACCCGGACGCCGGCTTTTCGGCCCTGCCGTGACCATCTCCTACTTCCCGGCATGCCGGGAAGCTCTCCCGCCGGAGCGCTACAACTTCAAGAAACTGTTCTACGACGCCATCGAAGGCGGCTCCGACGGGCGCGTGCTGGTGCTGGCCAGCAACGGCCACACCGATGCGTCACTGGGCGGTGGGGCAAAGCTGTCGCGCGTCCGAAACCACCGGCTCGCCGGCATTCTCGCCGATGGACGGCTGCGCGACTTCGCCGAGCTCGAACTCTACGATCTCGCCGTCTATTGCCGAGGCGAAACAACGCGGTGGGGCGGCGACGTCGTCACGCCCTACGAGGCGAACCGTCCGGTCGTGGTCGCGGGGGTGGCGGTCCGTCCCGGCGATTACGTCTTCGCCGATGCCTCCGGCGCCGCGGTCGTACCCGCCGGCGACGTGCGCGCCGTACTTTGCGCCGCCAACCACGTCGCAGTGGAGGACGCGGCGGCCATTGTCGCCATCAGAGGCGAAACCCCAACCACACCGGGAGGCAATGAGAACTGA
- a CDS encoding LuxR C-terminal-related transcriptional regulator, whose product MTGSDGRTGSGGGEGAARAVLLATKLHVPAVGAQLVQRAALLDALSAGRLRKLTLLSAPAGWGKTTLLAQWALGASEDQRFGWLSLDSSDNDPVWFWMYVLAALQKISPGVGSRAVELLAMGADPVQVVLPTLLNDLDTIASPMVLILDDYNLVVSRAVHEQLAFFISRIPETLHLVLSTRSDPILPLARLRASGELVEVRTDDLRFGAVESDQLLNDVLGLDLPDADVQLLHRRTEGWAAGLYLAALSLAGRADASAFIRTFAGDNRHIVDYLMAEVLDGQPPPLRSFLLRTSVLGRLSGELCDALLQTSGSASVLQKIERENLFVVPLDTSRHWYRYHQLFRELLRTELRRGEPDLVADLHRRAAAWFETEGLIDEAVRHLVAGGDIARSADLIAADWVDEFNGGGVSTVSGLLDLLPEKAVLQDPRLSVARAWIALSLGQLDDAAEWIEAVETGSPPDDDAIGAQVVVLRAVHSFKTAKVATALEESRRAITLDLGEAPPGRASAYCIYGSALYFSGNTHEAQAAFRRAAELAEKAGDRRARIYALGHLALISAEHGQPAAAERDIRRASGSSRDLADAEHLVDTMVSLAAAKLLRIQGNSVAAAAAADTAARSARQGGAILEVAKTLLVRAEIAEHLGDHDTAEAILEEVGTLVRGCADAGIDSTLFGSAERGTGVTVTSRNDVAVVEELTPKELEVLRLLPTRLSRREIGARLYVSLNTVKTHQRAVYRKLGVEHRSAAVSRARELGLL is encoded by the coding sequence ATGACCGGCTCAGATGGACGCACCGGTAGCGGCGGCGGAGAAGGCGCTGCGCGAGCAGTTTTGCTCGCCACCAAGCTGCATGTCCCGGCCGTCGGGGCCCAGCTCGTTCAGCGGGCCGCCCTGCTAGACGCACTGTCGGCGGGACGCCTGCGCAAGCTGACCCTATTGAGTGCGCCGGCGGGATGGGGCAAGACGACGCTACTGGCGCAGTGGGCCCTGGGTGCAAGCGAGGACCAGCGATTCGGTTGGCTTTCGCTTGATTCCTCCGACAACGACCCGGTGTGGTTCTGGATGTATGTGTTAGCCGCGCTGCAGAAGATCAGTCCCGGGGTGGGGTCTCGCGCGGTCGAACTCCTTGCGATGGGCGCCGATCCGGTGCAGGTCGTGCTGCCTACCCTGTTGAACGATCTGGACACGATCGCCAGCCCGATGGTGCTCATCCTCGATGACTACAACCTGGTGGTAAGTCGAGCGGTCCATGAGCAGCTTGCATTCTTCATCAGCCGTATTCCCGAAACTCTTCACCTGGTGTTGTCCACCCGATCGGATCCGATATTGCCGTTGGCTCGGCTAAGAGCCAGCGGCGAGCTCGTCGAGGTCCGAACCGACGATTTACGTTTCGGGGCTGTTGAGTCGGACCAGCTGCTGAACGATGTCCTCGGGCTGGACTTGCCTGATGCGGATGTTCAGCTTCTGCACCGACGCACCGAAGGGTGGGCTGCCGGCCTCTATCTCGCCGCCCTCTCGCTCGCCGGGCGTGCCGATGCCTCGGCGTTCATCAGAACCTTCGCGGGCGATAACCGTCATATCGTCGACTACCTGATGGCCGAGGTGCTCGACGGCCAGCCACCGCCGCTGCGGAGTTTCTTGCTACGTACCTCGGTTTTGGGACGACTCAGCGGTGAGCTGTGCGACGCGCTCTTGCAAACGTCCGGCTCGGCCTCGGTTTTGCAGAAGATCGAACGCGAAAACCTGTTTGTGGTGCCCCTGGATACATCGCGGCATTGGTATCGCTATCACCAGCTGTTCCGGGAACTGCTGCGCACCGAGCTGCGGCGCGGCGAGCCCGATCTCGTCGCGGATCTGCACCGACGAGCCGCGGCCTGGTTCGAGACCGAGGGACTGATCGATGAGGCGGTCCGCCACTTGGTCGCCGGCGGTGACATCGCGCGCAGTGCCGATTTGATCGCCGCGGACTGGGTCGACGAATTCAACGGGGGCGGCGTGTCGACGGTCTCCGGCTTGCTGGATTTGCTTCCCGAAAAGGCCGTTTTACAGGATCCGCGGCTGAGCGTGGCCCGCGCCTGGATCGCCCTAAGCCTGGGTCAACTCGATGACGCCGCCGAGTGGATTGAGGCAGTCGAGACCGGATCCCCGCCCGATGATGATGCCATCGGCGCTCAGGTTGTCGTGTTGCGCGCGGTTCACTCGTTCAAGACGGCAAAGGTTGCCACGGCGCTCGAGGAGAGTCGCCGGGCGATCACCCTCGATCTCGGGGAAGCGCCGCCTGGCCGAGCAAGCGCCTACTGCATTTATGGGTCCGCGCTGTACTTCTCGGGCAACACCCACGAGGCACAAGCCGCTTTCCGGCGGGCCGCGGAACTCGCAGAAAAGGCGGGCGATCGTCGCGCCCGCATCTACGCGTTGGGTCATCTGGCGCTGATTTCGGCCGAACATGGCCAGCCCGCAGCCGCCGAACGTGACATCCGCCGCGCCTCCGGCAGCTCCCGGGACCTGGCGGATGCAGAACACCTCGTGGACACGATGGTGTCCCTTGCTGCGGCCAAACTCCTTCGTATACAAGGAAATTCGGTCGCGGCAGCGGCCGCCGCCGACACAGCCGCCAGGTCGGCCCGCCAAGGCGGGGCAATTCTCGAGGTCGCCAAGACGCTGTTGGTCAGGGCGGAGATCGCTGAGCACCTCGGCGACCACGACACCGCAGAGGCCATCCTCGAAGAAGTCGGCACCCTGGTGCGCGGGTGCGCGGACGCCGGCATCGACTCGACGCTGTTCGGTTCGGCCGAGCGGGGTACGGGCGTCACGGTGACTTCGCGCAACGATGTCGCGGTCGTCGAGGAGCTGACTCCCAAGGAGCTTGAGGTTCTTCGCTTACTTCCCACCAGGTTGTCGCGACGTGAAATCGGTGCGCGGCTATACGTTTCGCTCAATACTGTAAAGACCCACCAGCGCGCCGTATACCGCAAACTCGGCGTCGAGCACCGCAGCGCGGCGGTCAGCCGGGCGCGAGAACTCGGCCTGCTGTAA
- a CDS encoding DUF6510 family protein: MSIVNEGFRGRSGYNANLSLRDLRGGYHRAPGIVVRYPVCEDVLARLVQTSTDGGLDFRGAQSWRAPIPVR, translated from the coding sequence ATGAGTATCGTCAACGAAGGCTTTCGCGGACGCAGCGGCTATAACGCCAACCTTTCGTTGCGCGACCTTCGCGGTGGCTACCACCGTGCGCCAGGCATCGTGGTGCGCTACCCGGTCTGCGAAGATGTCCTGGCCCGGCTGGTGCAAACGTCCACCGATGGGGGGCTCGACTTCCGCGGCGCCCAATCCTGGCGTGCCCCGATCCCGGTCCGCTGA
- a CDS encoding DUF421 domain-containing protein produces MDRILHVLIGNPTGAVDAAVKTSALFLTAAVLFRFMERRTLAEFAPFDWIAAVAAGAIVGRAATASDTSWLNASTALICLLAAHAVLARLRFIPGIRRFIDPPLKVLIRNGHVDRRNLRRCGLTSADLEAVLRQHGHETSDRIHLAVFEAKGAISVLVMDGSG; encoded by the coding sequence GTGGATCGAATACTTCATGTCCTGATCGGTAACCCGACCGGGGCCGTCGACGCCGCCGTCAAAACCTCGGCGCTGTTCCTCACGGCCGCAGTCCTGTTTCGCTTCATGGAGCGCCGCACCCTCGCCGAATTCGCTCCATTCGACTGGATCGCTGCGGTCGCCGCCGGAGCCATCGTCGGTCGGGCTGCTACCGCCAGCGACACCTCGTGGCTCAACGCAAGTACGGCGCTCATCTGCCTTCTCGCGGCCCACGCGGTACTAGCGAGATTGCGCTTCATTCCGGGGATTCGGCGTTTCATCGATCCACCGCTGAAGGTGCTGATCCGCAACGGACACGTCGACCGACGCAACCTGCGTCGGTGCGGACTAACCAGTGCCGATCTCGAAGCCGTGCTGCGACAGCACGGACACGAAACCTCCGATCGGATTCACCTCGCGGTCTTCGAAGCCAAAGGCGCGATTTCCGTTCTGGTAATGGATGGGAGCGGGTGA
- a CDS encoding DUF5709 domain-containing protein has protein sequence METALMGTSEFDDVQAHLLEPEESLDSEQTGIDFDEGYSPPERPRELLAWGLTAREARTHESLARRLAREVPDVTDQWDGDGIGDSADSDGERIDDQVGDMRAGRLVAYDVDPTDPGADYLAHDVGIDGGAASAEEAAMHIVVDEDIGAGEGWRL, from the coding sequence ATGGAGACGGCGCTGATGGGGACTTCCGAATTCGATGATGTGCAGGCCCATCTGCTCGAACCAGAAGAAAGCCTGGACTCAGAACAGACCGGCATCGACTTCGACGAAGGCTACTCACCGCCGGAACGCCCGCGTGAACTGCTGGCGTGGGGTCTGACCGCGAGGGAAGCGCGTACCCATGAAAGTCTGGCCCGTCGACTGGCCCGTGAGGTGCCCGACGTGACCGATCAGTGGGATGGCGACGGAATCGGTGATAGCGCCGACAGCGACGGCGAGCGAATCGACGATCAGGTAGGCGACATGCGCGCGGGCCGGCTGGTCGCCTACGACGTCGACCCTACGGACCCAGGTGCGGATTACCTTGCCCACGACGTCGGCATCGACGGCGGCGCCGCCTCGGCTGAGGAAGCTGCCATGCATATCGTCGTCGACGAAGACATCGGCGCCGGCGAGGGATGGCGTCTCTGA
- a CDS encoding four-helix bundle copper-binding protein — MSAASRMLETYPRDLGQIDTAKLVACIDACIECDQACTACADACLSEDDVNHLTKCIRTCLDCSDVCATTGRVLSRHTGYDANLTATVLQTCATACRTSADECDRHAAKHEHCRVCADVCRRCERACRGLVEALG; from the coding sequence GTGAGCGCCGCCAGTAGAATGCTGGAGACGTATCCGCGAGATCTAGGCCAGATTGATACAGCCAAGCTGGTCGCATGTATCGACGCGTGTATTGAATGCGACCAAGCCTGCACCGCGTGTGCAGACGCTTGCCTCAGTGAAGACGACGTCAATCACCTAACCAAATGCATTCGTACTTGCCTTGACTGCTCGGATGTCTGCGCGACAACCGGCCGCGTCTTGTCCCGACACACGGGTTACGACGCCAACTTGACTGCGACGGTGCTCCAAACCTGCGCTACCGCCTGTAGGACAAGCGCAGACGAGTGCGACAGGCATGCGGCGAAACACGAGCATTGCCGCGTATGCGCCGACGTATGCCGTCGTTGTGAACGAGCCTGCCGCGGACTTGTTGAGGCGCTCGGTTGA
- the ctaD gene encoding aa3-type cytochrome oxidase subunit I, with product MSTSAPPLGGLRASRPFPARIGPKGTFIYRVITTTDHKLIGIMYLVACFSFFFIGGLMALLMRAELAAPGLQFLSNEQYNQLFTMHGTVMLLFYATPIVFGFANLVLPLQIGAPDVAFPRLNALSFWLFVFGALIALAGFLAPGGAADFGWTAYTPLSDAIHSPGPGGDLWILGLIVGGLGTILGGVNMITTVVCLRAPGMTMFRMPIFTWNILVTSIMVLVAFPLLTSALFGLAADRHLGAHVFDPANGGVLLWQHLFWFFGHPEVYIIALPFFGIISEVIPVFSRKPMFGYTTMVYATISIGALSIAVWAHHLYATGAVLLPFFSFMTYLIAVPTGIKFVNWIGTMWKGQLTFETPMLFATGFLVTFLLGGLSGVLLASPPIDFHVTDTYFVVAHFHYVLFGTIVFATYAGVYFWFPKMTGRLLDERLGKLHFWLTLIGFHTTFLVQHWLGNQGMPRRYADYLPTDGFTGLNVVSTIGAFILGASILPFVWNVFRSWRYGEPVTVDDPWGYGNSLEWATSSPPPRHNFTELPRIRSERPAFELHYPHMIERMRTEAHLRAGANAR from the coding sequence ATGTCCACCTCGGCGCCCCCGTTGGGAGGGCTTCGTGCCAGTCGGCCTTTCCCGGCGCGCATCGGCCCCAAGGGCACCTTCATCTATCGTGTGATCACGACGACCGATCACAAGCTGATCGGGATCATGTACCTCGTTGCCTGCTTCAGCTTCTTCTTCATCGGCGGCCTGATGGCGCTGTTGATGCGCGCGGAATTGGCGGCACCCGGGCTACAGTTTTTGTCCAACGAGCAGTACAACCAGCTGTTCACCATGCACGGCACGGTGATGTTGCTGTTCTACGCGACTCCGATCGTGTTCGGGTTCGCCAACTTGGTGCTGCCCCTGCAAATCGGTGCCCCCGATGTCGCGTTTCCCCGGCTCAACGCATTGTCATTCTGGCTCTTTGTGTTTGGCGCACTGATCGCCCTGGCAGGCTTCCTCGCACCCGGCGGCGCCGCGGACTTCGGCTGGACCGCCTACACCCCGTTGTCCGACGCGATCCACTCGCCGGGGCCGGGGGGTGACCTGTGGATCCTGGGACTGATCGTCGGTGGGTTGGGCACCATCTTGGGCGGGGTCAACATGATCACCACCGTGGTGTGCCTGCGCGCGCCGGGCATGACGATGTTTCGGATGCCGATCTTCACCTGGAACATCCTGGTGACCAGCATCATGGTGCTGGTGGCCTTTCCGCTGCTGACCTCCGCACTGTTCGGGTTGGCCGCCGACCGCCACCTCGGCGCACACGTATTTGACCCGGCCAACGGCGGAGTTCTGTTGTGGCAGCATCTGTTCTGGTTTTTCGGCCACCCTGAGGTCTACATCATCGCGCTGCCATTCTTCGGCATCATCAGCGAGGTCATCCCGGTGTTCTCCCGCAAGCCGATGTTCGGCTACACGACCATGGTGTATGCCACCATCAGCATCGGCGCACTGTCGATTGCGGTGTGGGCCCATCATCTGTACGCCACCGGCGCGGTGCTGCTGCCGTTCTTTTCGTTCATGACCTACCTCATCGCGGTCCCCACCGGAATCAAGTTCGTCAACTGGATCGGCACCATGTGGAAGGGCCAGCTGACCTTCGAAACCCCAATGCTTTTCGCGACGGGCTTTTTGGTGACATTCCTGTTGGGCGGTTTGTCGGGTGTGCTGCTGGCCAGCCCGCCGATCGACTTCCACGTCACCGACACCTACTTCGTGGTCGCCCACTTCCACTACGTGCTGTTCGGCACCATCGTGTTCGCCACCTACGCCGGGGTGTATTTCTGGTTCCCTAAGATGACCGGGCGGCTGCTCGATGAACGGCTGGGCAAGTTGCACTTCTGGCTGACGCTGATCGGCTTTCACACAACATTTTTGGTTCAGCACTGGCTTGGCAATCAGGGGATGCCGCGGCGATACGCCGACTACCTGCCCACCGACGGGTTCACCGGGCTGAACGTCGTCTCAACGATCGGGGCATTCATCCTCGGGGCTTCGATACTGCCGTTTGTGTGGAATGTGTTTCGTAGCTGGCGCTACGGCGAACCGGTAACCGTCGACGATCCGTGGGGCTATGGCAACTCCCTGGAGTGGGCAACGAGCAGCCCACCTCCGCGGCACAACTTCACCGAACTGCCCCGCATCCGCTCTGAGCGGCCCGCCTTCGAACTGCACTATCCGCACATGATCGAACGGATGCGCACAGAGGCCCACCTGCGCGCAGGAGCGAACGCGCGATAA
- a CDS encoding Rid family hydrolase translates to MTKTEFFDTPGYGEIARTRNSYRQALRIGDRIEISGQGGWDADFTLSPTSLQDEIVKACDNVEKTLAEAGASWRDVVNVHSYHVPTDDDSIGGEHMSVMVDEFRKRFGESLPLWTALGVEALALPNQRVEIEVVAVVETGGK, encoded by the coding sequence ATGACCAAGACCGAATTCTTCGACACCCCCGGATACGGTGAGATCGCCCGTACCCGCAACTCCTACAGGCAAGCCCTACGCATCGGCGATCGCATCGAAATCTCCGGCCAAGGCGGTTGGGACGCGGACTTCACCTTGTCGCCCACATCTTTGCAGGACGAGATCGTCAAGGCGTGCGACAACGTCGAAAAGACTCTCGCCGAAGCGGGCGCTAGCTGGCGCGACGTCGTGAACGTCCACTCCTACCACGTTCCCACGGACGATGATTCCATTGGTGGTGAACACATGTCGGTGATGGTGGATGAGTTCCGCAAGCGATTCGGCGAAAGTCTGCCGCTGTGGACCGCGCTGGGCGTCGAGGCGCTCGCACTGCCCAACCAGCGCGTCGAGATCGAAGTCGTCGCCGTCGTCGAGACCGGCGGCAAGTAG
- a CDS encoding GNAT family N-acetyltransferase: MGSIERSAHDGLRTIITDNAQECRFEATVGGQVIGRQPYRRYRGHIVLMATEVDTQWRERGVSSAMISGVLTLIRQAGHTVIPRCKITGDYILRHPEYQDLVAGQYQGLLRPVSRPAAPADPDST; encoded by the coding sequence ATGGGCAGTATCGAACGCAGTGCCCACGATGGACTGCGGACGATCATCACCGACAACGCTCAAGAGTGCCGGTTCGAAGCCACGGTAGGCGGCCAGGTGATCGGTCGGCAGCCCTACCGGCGCTACCGCGGCCATATCGTGTTGATGGCCACCGAAGTCGATACGCAATGGCGTGAGCGGGGCGTTTCCTCGGCGATGATCAGTGGTGTGCTCACGCTGATCCGGCAGGCCGGACACACGGTCATTCCGCGGTGCAAGATCACGGGTGACTACATTCTGCGCCATCCCGAATACCAAGACCTGGTGGCCGGACAGTATCAGGGATTGCTGCGACCCGTGTCGCGGCCCGCTGCGCCGGCGGATCCAGACAGCACCTGA